The Pongo abelii isolate AG06213 chromosome 20, NHGRI_mPonAbe1-v2.0_pri, whole genome shotgun sequence genome window below encodes:
- the DOT1L gene encoding histone-lysine N-methyltransferase, H3 lysine-79 specific isoform X2, producing MQRLCDKYNRAIDSIHQLWKGTTQPMKLNTRPSTGLLRHILQQVYNHSVTDPEKLNNYEPFSPEVYGETSFDLVAQMIDEIKMTDDDLFVDLGSGVGQVVLQVAAATNCKHHYGVEKADIPAKYAETMDREFRKWMKWYGKKHAEYTLERGDFLSEEWRERIANTSVIFVNNFAFGPEVDHQLKERFANMKEGGRIVSSKPFAPLNFRINSRNLSDIGTIMRVVELSPLKGSVSWTGKPVSYYLHTIDRTILENYFSSLKNPKLREEQEAARRRQQRESKSNAATPTKGPEGKVAGPADAPMDSGAEEEKAGAATVKKPSPSKARKKKLNKKGRKMAGRKRGRPKKMNTANPERKPKKNQTALDALHAQTVSQTAASSPQDAYRSPHSPFYQLPPSVQRHSPNPLLVAPTPPALQKLLESFKIQYLQFLAYTKTPQYKASLQELLGHEKEKNAQLLGAAQQLLSHCQAQKEEIRRLFQQKLDELGVKALTYNDLIQAQKEISAHNQQLREQSEQLEQDNRALRSQSLQLLKARCEELQLDWATLSLEKLLKEKQALKSQISEKQRHCLELQISIVELEKSQRQQELLQLKSCVPPDDALSLHLRGKSALGRELEPDASRLHLELDCAKFSLPHLSSMSPELSMNGQAAGYELCGALSRPSSKQNTPQYLASPLDQEVVPCTPSHGGRPRLEKLSGLAAPDYTRLSPAKIVLRRHLSQDHAVPSRPATSELHSRAEHTKENGLPYQSPSMPGSMKLSPQDPRPLSPGALQLAGEKSSEKGLRERAYGSSGELITSLPISIPLSTVQPNKLPVSIPLASVVLPSRAERARSTPSPVLQPRDPSSTLEKQIGANAHGAGSRSLALAPAGFSYAGSVAISGALVGSPASLTPGAEPATLDESSSSGSLFATVGSRSSTPQHPLLLAQPRNSLPASPAHQLSSSPRLGGATQGPLPEASKGDLPSDSGFSDPESEAKRRIVFTIATGVGSAKQSPSSKHSPLTASARGDCVPSHGQDSRKRGRRKRASTGTPSLSAGVSPKRRALPSVAGLFTQPSGSPLNLNSMVSNINQPLEITAISSPETSLKSSPVPYQDHDQPPVLKKERPLSQTNGAHYSPLTSDEEPGSEDEPSSARIERKIATISLESKSPPKTLENGGGLAGRKPTPAGEPVNSSKWKSTFSPISDIGLAKSADSPLQASSALGQNSLFTFRPALEEPSADAKLAAHPRKGFPGSLSGADGLSPGTNPANGCTFGGGLAADLSLHSFSDGASLPHKGPEAAGLSSPLSFPSQRGKEGSDANPFLSKRQLDGLAGLKGEGSRGKEAGEGGLPLCGPTDKTPLLTGKAAKARDRELDLKNGHNLFISAAAVPPGSLLSGPGLAPAASSAGGAASSAQTHRSFLGPFPPGPQFALGPMSLQANLGSVAGSSVLQSLFSSVPAAAGLVHVSSAATRLTNSHAMGSFSGVAGGTVGGVFNHAVPSASAHPFGARVGRGAACGSATLGPSPLQAAASASASSFQAPASVETRPPPPPPPPPPPPPLPPPAHLGRPPAGPPVLHAPAPPNAALPPPPTLLASNPEPALLQSLASLPPNQAFLPPASAASLPPANASLSIKLTSLPHKGARPSFTVHHQPLPRLALAQAAPGIPQASATGPSAVWVSLGMPPPYAAHLSGVKPR from the exons TTGGAGAGAGGCGATTTCCTCTCAGAAGAGTGGAGGGAGCGAATCGCCAACACGAG TGTTATATTTGTGAATAATTTTGCCTTTGGTCCTGAGGTGGATCACCAGCTGAAGGAGCGGTTTGCAAACATGAAGGAAG GTGGCAGAATTGTGTCCTCGAAACCCTTTGCACCTCTGAACTTCAGAATAAACAGTAGAAACTTGAGTG ACATCGGCACCATCATGCGTGTGGTGGAGCTCTCGCCCCTGAAGGGCTCGGTGTCGTGGACGGGGAAGCCAGTCTCCTACTACCTGCACACTATCGACCGCACCATA ctTGAAAACTATTTTTCTAGTCTGAAAAACCCAAAACTCAGG GAGGAACAGGAGGCAGCCCGGCGCCGCCAGCAGCGTGAGAGCAAGAGCAACGCGGCCACGCCCACTAAGGGCCCAGAGGGCAAGGTGGCCGGCCCCGCCGACGCCCCCATG GACTCTGGTGCTGAGGAAGAGAAGGCGGGAGCAGCCACCGTGAAGAAGCCGTCTCCCTCCAAAGCCCGCAAGAAGAAGCTAAACAAGAAGGGGAGGAAGATGGCCGGCCGCAAGCGCGGGCGCCCCAAGAAGATGAACACTGCGAACCCCGAGCGGAAGCCCAAGAAGAACCAAACTGCACTGGATGCCCTGCACGCTCAGACCGTGTCTCAGACGGCGGCTTCCTCGCCCCAGG ATGCCTACAGATCCCCTCACAGCCCGTTCTACCAGCTACCTCCGAGCGTGCAGCGGCACTCCCCCAACCCGCTGCTGGTGGCGCCCACCCCGCCCGCGCTGCAGAAGCTGCTAG AGTCCTTCAAGATCCAGTACCTGCAGTTCCTGGCGTACACAAAGACCCCCCAGTACAAGGCCAGCCTGCAGGAGCTGCTGGGACACGAGAAG GAGAAGAACGCCCAGCTCCTGGGCGCGGCTCAGCAGCTCCTCAGCCACTGCCAAGCCCAGAAGGAGGAGATCAGGAGGCTGTTCCAGCAAAAATTGGATGAG CTGGGCGTGAAGGCGCTGACCTACAACGACCTGATTCAAGCGCAGAAGGAGATCTCCGCCCATAACCAGCAGCTGCGGGAGCAGTCAGAGCAGCTGGAACAGGACAACCGCGCGCTCCGCAGCCAGAGCTTGCAGCTG CTCAAGGCTCGCTGCGAGGAGCTGCAGCTGGACTGGGCCACACTGTCGCTGGAGAAGCTGCTGAAGGAGAAGCAGGCCCTGAAGAGCCAGATCTCGGAAAAGCAGAGGCACTGCCTGGAGCTGCAG ATCAGCATTGTGGAGCTAGAGAAGAGCCAGCGGCAGCAGGAGCTCCTGCAGCTCAAGTCCTGTGTGCCACCTGATGACGCCCTGTCCCTGCACCTGCGTGGGAAGAGCGCCCTGGGCCGCGAGCTGGAGCCTGACGCCAGCCGGCTGCACCTGGAGCTGGACTGCGCCAAGTTCTCGCTGCCTCACTTGAGCAGCATGAGCCCGGAGCTCTCCATGAACGGCCAGGCTGCTGGCTATGAGCTCTGTGGTGCGCTGAGCCGGCCCTCGTCCAAGCAGAACACGCCCCAGTACCTGGCCTCACCCCTGGACCAGGAGGTGGTGCCCTGCACCCCCAGCCACGGCGGCCGGCCGCGCCTGGAGAAGCTGTCTGGCCTAGCTGCACCCGACTACACTAGGCTGTCCCCGGCCAAGATTGTGCTGAGGCGGCACCTGAGCCAGGACCACGCGGTGCCCAGCAGGCCGGCCACCAGTGAGCTGCACTCGAG AGCTGAGCACACCAAGGAGAACGGCCTTCCCTACCAGAGCCCCAGCATGCCTGGCAGCATGAAGCTGAGCCCTCAGGACCCACGGCCCCTGTCCCCTGGGGCCTTGCAGCTTGCTGGAGAGAAGAGCAGTGAGAAG GGCCTGAGAGAGCGCGCCTACGGCAGCAGCGGGGAGCTCATCACCAGCCTGCCCATCAGCATCCCGCTCAGCACCGTGCAGCCCAACAAGCTCCCGGTCAGCATCCCTCTGGCCAGCGTGGTGCTGCCCAGCCGCGCCGAGAGGGCG AGGAGCACCCCCAGTCCCGTGCTGCAGCCCCGTGACCCCTCGTCCACACTTGAAAAGCAGATTGGTGCTAATGCCCACGGTGCTGGGAGCAGAAGCCTTGCCCTGGCCCCCGCAG GCTTCTCCTACGCTGGCTCGGTGGCCATCAGCGGGGCCTTGGTGGGCAGCCCGGCCTCTCTCACACCTGGAGCCGAGCCGGCCACCTTGGATGAGTCCTCCAGCTCTGGGAGCCTTTTTGCCACCGTGGGGTCCCGCAGCTCCACGCCACAGCACCCCCTGCTGCTGGCACAGCCCCGGAACTCGCTCCCGGCCTCTCCCGCCCACCAGCTCTCCTCCAGTCCCCGGCTTGGTGGGGCCACCCAGGGCCCGCTCCCCGAGGCCAGCAAGGGGGACCTGCCCTCCGATTCCGGCTTCTCAGATCCTGAGAGTGAAGCCAAGAGGAGGATTGTGTTCACCATCGCCACTGGTGTGGGCAGTGCCAAGCAGTCGCCCTCCAGCAAGCACAGCCCCCTGACCGCCAGCGCCCGTGGGGACTGTGTGCCGAGCCACGGGCAGGACAGCCGCAAGCGCGGCAGGCGGAAGCGAGCATCTACGGGGACGCCCAGCTTGAGCGCAGGCGTGTCCCCCAAGCGCCGAGCCCTGCCGTCCGTCGCTGGCCTTTTCACACAGCCTTCGGGGTCTCCCCTCAACCTCAACTCCATG GTCAGTAACATCAACCAGCCCCTGGAGATTACAGCCATCTCGTCCCCCGAGACGTCCCTGAAGAGCTCCCCTGTGCCCTACCAGGACCACGACCAGCCCCCCGTGCTCAAGAAGGAGCGGCCTCTGAGCCAGACCAATGGGGCACACTACTCCCCACTCACCTCAGACGAGGAGCCAGGCTCTGAGGACGAGCCCAGCAGTGCCCG AATTGAGAGAAAAATTGCAACAATCTCCTTAGAAAGCAAATCTCCCCCGAAAACCTTGGAAAATG GTGGTGGCTTGGCGGGAAGGAAGCCCACGCCCGCCGGCGAGCCAGTCAATAGCAGCAAGTGGAAGTCCACCTTCTCGCCCATCTCCGACATCGGCCTGGCCAAGTCTGCAGACAGCCCGCTGCAGGCCAGCTCCGCCCTCGGCCAGAACTCCCTGTTCACGTTCCGGCCCGCCCTGGAGGAGCCCTCTGCCGATGCCAAGCTGGCCGCTCACCCCAGGAAAGGCTTTCCCGGCTCCCTGTCGGGGGCTGACGGACTCAGCCCGGGCACCAACCCTGCCAACGGCTGCACCTTCGGCGGGGGCCTGGCCGCGGACCTGAGTTTACACAGCTTCAGTGATGGTGCTTCTCTTCCCCACAAGGGCCCCGAGGCGGCCGGCCTGAGCTCCCCGCTGAGCTTCCCCTCGCAGCGCGGCAAGGAGGGGTCGGACGCCAACCCTTTCCTGAGCAAGAGGCAGCTGGACGGCCTGGCTGGGCTGAAGGGCGAGGGCAGCCGCGGCAAGGAGGCAGGGGAGGGTGGCCTGCCGCTGTGCGGGCCCACGGACAAGACGCCGCTGCTGACCGGCAAGGCCGCCAAGGCCCGGGACCGCGAGCTCGACCTCAAGAATGGCCACAACCTCTTCATCTCTGCGGCGGCGGTGCCTCCCGGAAGCCTCCTCAGCGGCCCCGGCCTGGCCCCGGCGGCGTCCTCCGCAGGCGGCGCGGCGTCTTCCGCCCAGACGCACCGGTCCTTCCTGGGCCCCTTCCCGCCGGGACCGCAGTTCGCGCTCGGCCCCATGTCCCTGCAGGCCAACCTCGGCTCCGTGGCCGGCTCCTCCGTGCTGCAGTCGCTGTTCAGCTCTGTGCCGGCCGCCGCAGGCCTGGTGCACGTGTCGTCCGCTGCCACCAGACTGACCAACTCGCACGCCATGGGCAGCTTTTCCGGGGTGGCAGGCGGCACAGTTGGAG GTGTCTTTAACCACGCGGTGCCTTCCGCCTCTGCTCATCCGTTTGGAGCCCGTGTCGGCCGCGGGGCTGCATGTGGCAGCGCCACACTGGGCCCGAGCCCGCTGCAGGCGGCGGCCAGCGCCTCGGCCTCTTCCTTTCAGGCCCCGGCCTCGGTTGAGACCCGGCCGCcccctccgcctccgcctccgcctccgcctcccccGCTGCCCCCGCCTGCGCATCTGGGCCGGCCCCCCGCGGGGCCGCCCGTCCTTCACGCCCCCGCTCCACCTAACGCCGCCTTGCCTCCTCCCCCAACGCTGCTGGCCTCTAACCCTGAGCCCGCGCTTCTGCAGAGCCTCGCGTCCCTCCCGCCTAACCAAGCTTTCTTGCCCCCCGCCTCTGCTGCCTCTCTGCCGCCTGCTAACGCCTCTTTGTCTATCAAGCTCACCTCCCTCCCGCACAAGGGCGCCCGCCCCTCCTTCACGGTGCACCACCAGCCCCTGCCCCGGCTGGCCCTGGCCCAGGCCGCGCCCGGGATCCCACAGGCCAGCGCCACGGGGCCGTCCGCGGTGTGGGTGTCCCTCGGCATGCCGCCTCCCTATGCCGCGCACCTTTCGGGGGTTAAGCCGCGATAA
- the PLEKHJ1 gene encoding pleckstrin homology domain-containing family J member 1 produces the protein MRYNEKELQALSRQPAEMAAELGMRGPKKGSVLKRRLVKLVVNFLFYFRTDEAEPVGALLLERCRVIREEPGTFSISFIEDPERKYHFECSSEEQCQEWMEALRQASYEFMRRSLIFYRNEIRKVTGKDPLEQFGISEEARFQLSGLQA, from the exons ATGCGGTACAACGAGAAGGAGCTGCAGGCGCTGTCCCGGCAGCCGGCCGAGATGGCGGCCGAGCTGGGCATGAGGGGCCCCAAAAAGGGCAGCG TGCTGAAGCGGCGTCTGGTGAAGCTGGTGGTGAATTTTCTCTTCTACTTTCGGACAGACGAGGCCGAG CCCGTCGGAGCCCTGCTGCTGGAGCGCTGCAGAGTCATCCGGGAAGAACCCGGCACCTTCTCCATCA GCTTCATCGAGGACCCTGAGAGGAAGTATCACTTTGAGTGCAGCAGCGAGGAGCAGTGTCAAGAGTGGATGGAGGCTCTGCGTCAGGCCAG CTACGAGTTCATGCGGAGAAGCCTCATCTTCTACAGGAATGAAATACGGAAGGTGACGGGCAAG GACCCCCTGGAACAGTTCGGCATATCCGAGGAGGCCAGGTTCCAGCTGAGTGGCTTGCAGGCATGA